In Marinobacter sp. M3C, the genomic stretch TACTGGCGCGGTGCTTAAGCTCTCGCCACGCTCTACCCAGAACCGCACCGCGCTGCTTGGTCTACCCTCGGTGCAGGCGGTGATCGACCTGTATGGCTTGGCGCGTCGCGACTGCTGCGATTTACTGACCGCTTTTGAGCTGATTCCACGCCGCTGCATTGAACTTGCTATAGAAGTGACGCCCGAACTACGCGATCCTTTGGAGCACGCTTATCCCTGGTATGTATTGATGGAAGTCGCGGTCACGGGGCCGGTAGATCTAGGCACGATGCTGGAACAGCTGCTGGAAACCGGCATGGAGCGTGGGCTGGTACTTGACGGTGCGCTGGCGTCTAGCGACACCCAGTCTGCCCAGCTGTGGCAATTCCGCGAGAGCATGTTGGAAGGCCAGCGACGTCGCGGCGAGCATTTGCGTACCGATATCTCAGTGCCTATCTCAGCGATTCCGGACTTCGTCACCCACGCGAGTGAGGTCGTGATGGCCGCCTCCTCCGAGTGCGAAATCATTGCCTACGGGCATGTAGGCGACGGCAACCTACACTTCAATATCTTGCCGCCCAGCGCAATGGCTAACATTGATAAAAAACCCCATCTGCACGACCTAGAAGAGCGGCTTTTTGAAGTACTCGACGACTTCCATGGCAGCATCAGCGCCGAACACGGCATTGGCCGCACCAAGCAAGCGCCTTACTTGGCGCGGTTATCGCCCATCGAACGGGAGCTGATCAGCGGCGTTAAAGCACTCTTCGACCCCAAGGGGCTGATGAACCCAGGGCGCATATTGCCTACCGCTGAATAGATGCTCAGCCATTATTTTTTAAACGATCCGCCAGTACGCGCAAGACATTCGCATAAAGCAGGGTATCGGTGCCGACGCCAACGAATGTGCAGCCCGCTGCCAGATAGCCGCAGGCAGCCTGCTCATTCACCGTCACGATCCCCACTGCGTTTCCTGCGGCACGTATCTTGGTGATGGCGTCATTAATCGCCGCTTCCACATCGGTAAGTTAACGGGCACAAAGGCTGGCGACAGGCTTTTACCTGTTTTTTTTACACTCGCCGAAGCAGATTGACGTTGAGGTCATTACCCAGAGCAATGCGGGAAACAAACGCTCCAGGGCTTTGGCTTTCAGCCACCAGCTGAGCTTTGAATCTTGGATTCATAGAATAAGTGCAGCACTTTGGATTAACAGGTAGAGGTAGGAGGGCCGTTGCCGGTACCCTCATTCGCTTTACCGACCAAAGTGAAGAGAATCATGGGATACCGACAACTGACCCAGGCACAACGATACCAGATTTCGGCCTTCTTGAGAGTAGGCTGGAGCCAGCGGAAAATAGCTCGGGAGATCAACGGCCACAGCTCGACCATCAGTCGGGAACTGCATCGCAATCGAAGTCTGACTGCATACGAGCCGATGGAAGCCAGTCGTTTGTCCAGACGTCGGCGCAAAGCAGCTCGCAAATCTCATAAACGAGCGCCCTCATTGATAGATTGGGTGGCCAAGCAGATTCAGAGTGAATGGAGTCCTGGTCAGATAGCCGGTTTTATGAGGCGAGTTGGCAGTGTCCAAGTCAGCCAACAGTGGATTTACAACCTGATTTACCGGGACAAAATAGCCGGTGGCGACCTCTGGAGGTATTGTCGCTTGCCTTACCAGAGACGTTATCAGCGCCATCTTGCCAAGCGAGCGGGGTTAGGCAAGATCTCGGATCGCGTAGGCATTGAGTGCCGCCCTAAAGCCGTCGATGATCGTCTGCATATAGGCCACTGGGAAGGAGATACAATCCTTCACGGGCATAAGAATTCAGGCGCGGTTACTCTGGTTGAAAGACGGTCCGGCTACCTGCTCGCAGACTGTGTGCCGAAGCTGAAAGCCAACTTAGTTACAGAGGTCATCATCCGTGAGTTAAGGCCGATCAGAGGGGCCGTACAGACGCTGACACTGGACAACGGTTCTGAATTTTCGGACCACCAAACATTTAGCAAAGCGCTGTCGCTGACGTCGTATTTTTGTGACCCTTACCGGTCCAGTCAGCGTGGCTCCAACGAGAATACGAATGGCCTATTGAGGCAATACTTTCCGAAAGGCACCGACTTCGCCAAGGTATCCAGAAAGGCAATCAGGCAAGCGGTGAACAGACTGAATAACCGACCACGAAAACGGCTGGGTTATCGCACACCGGCAGACGTTTTCTGGGGCGAATACTCAGGGGGCTTGGATACGCAGATACGAGCGGTGCTGCACTTAATACTTGAATCCAGGATTCTAGGGTGTATTGACGACGTTTTCGGTACGGGCGGGTTACGCTTACGTTGTTCATGACAAGTGCCCACTAAGAAATAAGTGGTGACCAAATTTAGTTGACCACTACACTGGGCTCAAGATGGGATTGGTGGAGCGCTTACTTAGCAACTATTAACTGACTGGAGTGTTGCCAGTTGTCGGCCACGCGATATGCATGGGCTCACCCATGACCCCGAATAAGGCGCTCATTCACTCAAACATATTATCTTCACTCCAGACTCTAATCGCTAAATTGATCTCTTGGAAGGATTGTTCACCCCCTAAATATGGGGGCGTCCAGATCGTCAATGTCCCGTTAAGAAGCCGCTTGGGTTTGATGTTACGCGATTTTGACTGGGAGCGAGCGCATAACCACCAATGTGCTGTTCCATCAATGCCAAGCCATGAGAACACCCGTGATTCCGGTACCTATATAACCCACTTTCGTTTATTACTGCCATCTCACTGCTTATCAACACGTTGAATATAAAGCTGGAGCGAAAACGTCTCTACGCCAGCTTTATATACCGCTAACTCACTGTAGCGTAATTAGCTTTCGCGCTTGCCATTGACGAGTCGGTTTAACTTCAGCGGGTTACTTTCCTTAATCGCTTCAGGGCGCAAAGTATCAGGCAGATCTTGGTAGCACACTGGACGAAGGAACCGGAAAATAGCTGCCGTGCCCACAGAGGTGCTTCGGCTATCAGAGGTCGCCGGATAAGGGCCGCCATGGACCATGGCATGCCCAACCTCCACGCCAGTAGGCCAACCATTGACCAAAATGCGACCAGCCTTGCGCTCCAGCGTCGGCAATAGCTTGCGTGCCGCATCAATGTCAGCATCGTCCATCTGCAGCGTCGCGGTGAGCTGGCCCTCTAGATGCTCGGCAATACGTGTTACTTCATCGTCGTCGCGGCACTCGATAATCAGCGAGGTAGCGCCGAATACCTCCTCCTGAAGTTCTTCCTCGTTAAGAAAATCGTCTGCGCTGGTGAGGAACAGGCCAGCCTGGCACTGGTTCGGGCCTTCGCCCACCCGACCACGCGCCACTTCGCGCACTTTATTGTTGGCAGAAAGGCGGCTAACTCCTTGCTGATAGGCTTCATGAATGCCCTGTGTCAACATGGTCTGGGTAGCGCTTTCCTTAAGAGCCTCACCAGCAACTTGAACAAAATCATCCAAAGTAGCACTTTTTTTAGCGATTACTAGGCCGGGACTAGTGCAGAACTGGCCGGCACCCATATTCAGTGATGCGACAAACGCTTTTGCAATCTCATCCCCACGTGATTCAAGGGCCTGTTGAAGCGCGAATACAGGGTTGATACTACTCATTTCAGCGTAGACAGGTATCGGCTCGCGGCGTTGCTGCGCGATCTTCATTAACGCGGTACCACCACTGCGTGAGCCGGTAAAACCGACTGCTTTGATGCGCTCATCTGCAACTAGGGCAGCGCCCACTTCGCGGCCCGAACCGAACATCAACGAGAACACGCCTTCGGGTAGATCACATGCCTTGACGGCTTTCTGAATGG encodes the following:
- a CDS encoding IS30 family transposase gives rise to the protein MGYRQLTQAQRYQISAFLRVGWSQRKIAREINGHSSTISRELHRNRSLTAYEPMEASRLSRRRRKAARKSHKRAPSLIDWVAKQIQSEWSPGQIAGFMRRVGSVQVSQQWIYNLIYRDKIAGGDLWRYCRLPYQRRYQRHLAKRAGLGKISDRVGIECRPKAVDDRLHIGHWEGDTILHGHKNSGAVTLVERRSGYLLADCVPKLKANLVTEVIIRELRPIRGAVQTLTLDNGSEFSDHQTFSKALSLTSYFCDPYRSSQRGSNENTNGLLRQYFPKGTDFAKVSRKAIRQAVNRLNNRPRKRLGYRTPADVFWGEYSGGLDTQIRAVLHLILESRILGCIDDVFGTGGLRLRCS
- a CDS encoding aldehyde dehydrogenase (NADP(+)); this encodes MGQQAILGQSATIFASNPMTGETLEPAYAGGSAEEVKKACQLSWEAFDRYRETSLETRAVFLETIADEIEAIGPALIERAVAESGLPKARLEGERGRTCGQLRLFASVVRAGEWLDVRIDLAMPERKPMPRADLRQRHIALGPVAVFGASNFPLAFSVAGGDTASALAAGCPVIVKAHSAHPGTSELVGRAIQKAVKACDLPEGVFSLMFGSGREVGAALVADERIKAVGFTGSRSGGTALMKIAQQRREPIPVYAEMSSINPVFALQQALESRGDEIAKAFVASLNMGAGQFCTSPGLVIAKKSATLDDFVQVAGEALKESATQTMLTQGIHEAYQQGVSRLSANNKVREVARGRVGEGPNQCQAGLFLTSADDFLNEEELQEEVFGATSLIIECRDDDEVTRIAEHLEGQLTATLQMDDADIDAARKLLPTLERKAGRILVNGWPTGVEVGHAMVHGGPYPATSDSRSTSVGTAAIFRFLRPVCYQDLPDTLRPEAIKESNPLKLNRLVNGKRES
- a CDS encoding FAD-binding oxidoreductase; protein product: MTGHNTGTFLDNLQSLLGERGLIREPAAMARYVSDWAGDTLGMPLAVARPANTAEVAEVVTRCYAQGIAMSPQGGHSGLVAGALPAASGQELVISLERLNRVREIDPINFTITVDAGCILENVKLLAAEHDCDFPLSLGAQGSCQIGGNIATNAGGLNVLRYGMMRELVLGLEVVLPDGRIWDGLNALHKDNRGYNLQQLLLGSEGTLGIVTGAVLKLSPRSTQNRTALLGLPSVQAVIDLYGLARRDCCDLLTAFELIPRRCIELAIEVTPELRDPLEHAYPWYVLMEVAVTGPVDLGTMLEQLLETGMERGLVLDGALASSDTQSAQLWQFRESMLEGQRRRGEHLRTDISVPISAIPDFVTHASEVVMAASSECEIIAYGHVGDGNLHFNILPPSAMANIDKKPHLHDLEERLFEVLDDFHGSISAEHGIGRTKQAPYLARLSPIERELISGVKALFDPKGLMNPGRILPTAE